Proteins from one Flavobacterium sp. N2038 genomic window:
- a CDS encoding low affinity iron permease family protein: MKTKNQNKSNAFEKFATHVSKTAGSTTAFIGAFLIVVAWAVSGPVFDYSETWQLVINTGTTIITFLMVFLIQKAQNKDSLAIQLKLNELVASNEFSSNSLVDIENMTEEEMVIIQKYYRRLSELAKKDESIRTSHSIAEAHEQHERKGKSRNSKKTITKSTSTARNTTKK; this comes from the coding sequence ATGAAAACAAAAAATCAAAATAAAAGTAATGCTTTTGAAAAATTTGCCACACATGTTTCTAAAACCGCCGGCAGCACAACAGCTTTTATAGGCGCTTTTTTAATTGTGGTTGCCTGGGCAGTTTCAGGCCCTGTTTTCGATTATTCTGAGACCTGGCAATTAGTGATTAATACCGGAACAACGATAATCACTTTTCTGATGGTTTTCCTGATTCAGAAAGCACAAAACAAAGATTCTCTTGCCATTCAACTAAAGTTAAATGAATTGGTGGCCTCAAATGAATTCTCAAGTAATAGTCTGGTTGATATTGAAAATATGACGGAAGAAGAAATGGTTATTATTCAAAAATATTACCGAAGACTCAGTGAACTTGCCAAAAAAGATGAAAGCATCAGAACTTCACATTCTATTGCCGAAGCGCATGAACAGCATGAACGAAAAGGCAAAAGCAGAAACAGCAAAAAAACTATTACAAAATCAACTTCAACAGCCCGAAATACGACAAAAAAATGA
- a CDS encoding TetR/AcrR family transcriptional regulator, with protein sequence MTTRENIIDKADQFIRNKGYNAFSFKDISNDIGIKTASIHYHFPTKSDLGVATIKEHIARCETLKEKVAHESPLTKLQAFLEVHAQIKRENKVCIVGSLATDLNTLDDAIKTELQEFAKIVINWITEILIEGKELNIFDFDMLPRTKALMIITNMVAIVQLSRVTGDDDFELVRETILTELRSKK encoded by the coding sequence ATGACAACACGGGAAAATATTATAGATAAAGCAGATCAATTTATTAGAAACAAAGGTTACAATGCTTTTAGTTTTAAAGATATTTCAAATGATATTGGGATAAAAACAGCCTCTATTCACTACCACTTCCCTACAAAATCAGATCTTGGTGTGGCCACTATAAAAGAACATATCGCCCGATGTGAAACCTTAAAGGAAAAAGTTGCCCATGAATCGCCACTAACAAAACTGCAAGCTTTCTTAGAAGTGCATGCACAAATTAAACGAGAGAATAAAGTCTGTATTGTAGGGTCATTAGCCACAGATTTAAACACTTTGGATGATGCTATAAAAACAGAACTGCAAGAATTTGCTAAGATAGTAATCAACTGGATTACCGAAATTTTAATCGAAGGAAAAGAACTTAACATATTTGATTTTGACATGTTACCCAGAACAAAAGCGCTAATGATAATAACCAATATGGTTGCAATTGTACAACTCTCAAGAGTTACAGGCGACGATGATTTTGAATTGGTTAGAGAAACAATATTAACAGAATTAAGATCTAAAAAATAA
- a CDS encoding ABC transporter ATP-binding protein, producing MIKDKENTDPTIKEKKQSPIIEIKDLHKTFGGKNEVLKGINLTVNKGEDLVILGRSGSGKSVTIKCIVGLIDPDKGEIKVFDENVLNLSKEELNKIRVRIGFLFQSAALYDSMSVRENLAFTLRAHRKDLSLDEIENEVIEALENVGLSEAIDKMPSELSGGMRKRIGLARTLILKPEIILYDEPTTGLDTITSREISELILDIKQKQKTSSIIITHDMACAKMTADRIMVLKDGVIHAEGTYEELEKDEDKWVRSFFE from the coding sequence ATGATTAAAGATAAAGAAAATACAGACCCTACAATTAAAGAAAAAAAGCAAAGCCCGATTATCGAAATTAAGGACTTGCATAAAACTTTTGGTGGTAAAAATGAGGTTCTAAAAGGCATAAATCTTACCGTAAATAAAGGTGAAGATCTGGTGATTTTGGGACGTTCCGGTTCAGGAAAATCAGTCACTATAAAATGTATTGTGGGGTTAATAGATCCGGACAAAGGCGAAATAAAAGTTTTTGATGAAAATGTTCTGAATCTTTCCAAAGAAGAACTCAATAAAATAAGAGTCAGAATTGGTTTTTTATTTCAAAGTGCAGCTTTATACGATTCCATGTCTGTTAGAGAAAATCTTGCCTTTACGCTACGAGCACATAGAAAAGATTTAAGCCTCGATGAAATTGAAAATGAAGTAATCGAAGCGCTGGAAAATGTTGGATTAAGTGAGGCAATTGATAAAATGCCATCTGAATTATCAGGCGGAATGAGAAAGAGAATTGGCTTAGCAAGAACACTGATTTTAAAACCCGAAATCATTTTGTACGATGAGCCCACAACTGGATTAGACACTATTACATCAAGAGAAATAAGCGAACTAATTCTGGATATCAAACAAAAACAAAAGACCTCATCAATAATTATAACGCACGATATGGCCTGCGCCAAAATGACTGCCGATCGAATTATGGTTCTTAAAGACGGTGTAATTCACGCCGAAGGAACTTATGAAGAATTAGAAAAAGACGAAGACAAATGGGTGCGCTCATTTTTTGAATAA
- a CDS encoding NAD(P)/FAD-dependent oxidoreductase, which translates to MKLRSTETFWPIKNSMNQSYPSIGSNYETSILIIGGGITGALIAYKLSSEGKKIILADRRDVCNGSTAGSTALLQYEVDIPLHELIKIRGRKCAVDSYLNGKKAIFDLRKICDEIKSDCGFEFKKSIYFSTVIKDLPYLKNEFKSRKENGFDVNWLTKYDLKKLGLNALAAIESKTAAVMDPYRFALDLLEYCQKKGVKIFDQTNITSIEYTKDKAIAHTENKFTIAADHVIHCSGYESTETLSEKVVDLKSTYAIASESFENLPSGFKNAIFWDTSSPYFYFRATDDNRIIMGGGDEEFKDAKRRDKLIPKKELFLLKHFKKRFPDFNFKLDYSWAGTFGETKDGLPYFGKPDPDKNEHYVLGFGGNGITFSAMGMNSVLDSINNKENLDLEYYRFGR; encoded by the coding sequence ATGAAACTAAGATCTACAGAAACTTTTTGGCCAATAAAAAATTCAATGAATCAAAGTTATCCCTCGATTGGATCTAATTACGAAACCTCGATTTTAATTATTGGCGGCGGAATCACCGGAGCTCTAATTGCGTACAAATTAAGCAGCGAAGGGAAAAAGATTATATTGGCAGACAGACGCGATGTATGTAATGGAAGTACCGCTGGAAGTACCGCTTTATTGCAATATGAAGTAGATATCCCGTTACATGAATTAATCAAAATCAGAGGAAGAAAATGCGCTGTAGACAGTTATTTAAACGGAAAAAAAGCAATTTTTGACTTGCGAAAAATTTGTGATGAAATAAAAAGTGACTGCGGATTTGAATTTAAAAAAAGTATTTATTTCAGCACTGTGATAAAAGATCTTCCTTATCTAAAAAATGAATTCAAAAGCCGAAAAGAAAATGGTTTTGATGTCAATTGGTTAACCAAATATGATTTAAAAAAATTAGGTCTCAATGCTCTTGCTGCCATAGAATCTAAAACAGCTGCGGTTATGGATCCCTATCGATTTGCTCTGGATTTATTAGAATATTGTCAAAAAAAAGGAGTCAAAATATTTGATCAGACCAACATTACCTCGATCGAATATACAAAAGATAAAGCCATTGCGCATACCGAAAATAAATTTACCATTGCAGCAGATCATGTTATACATTGTTCCGGCTATGAGAGCACAGAAACGCTTTCTGAGAAAGTAGTCGATTTAAAAAGTACCTATGCCATAGCATCTGAAAGTTTTGAAAATTTACCTTCAGGTTTTAAAAATGCTATTTTTTGGGATACATCATCTCCTTATTTTTATTTTAGAGCTACAGATGATAATCGAATTATAATGGGTGGCGGAGACGAAGAGTTTAAAGATGCCAAAAGACGTGATAAATTAATTCCTAAAAAAGAACTTTTTCTCTTAAAGCATTTTAAAAAACGTTTTCCAGATTTCAATTTTAAACTGGATTATTCCTGGGCAGGAACCTTTGGAGAAACAAAAGACGGATTGCCTTATTTTGGGAAACCGGATCCTGACAAAAATGAACATTATGTTCTGGGTTTTGGAGGAAACGGAATTACCTTTAGCGCTATGGGAATGAACTCTGTTCTGGATTCTATCAATAATAAGGAAAATCTGGATTTGGAGTATTATCGATTTGGAAGATAA
- a CDS encoding helix-turn-helix domain-containing protein codes for MKIVRIHTEKNQNIFEELNSNFGGNVNFDTDEYSLEVNNNFAKGSIIGASFNDGISYVQFDMSFSDDLRMDIVNMASSPIYFAYCSKGNLSHSFGINGEERKLKTFQTAILTSKLNQENILFFEKDKKTKFTLIIVGNNSELSHINSLSHMVRETFFQETMNEEFFYAGSYNLKIGEKIEQLNSITQTGVVRNLLKEGILRIILAMEIQQHSDDLNSFSREPNYLTLREMEEIKELSEVIKTNPEEAFTIKSLSKKSGLSPNKLQEGFKMIHNRTVNDYITHMRVLKAEILMRTSDLNISEIVYCIGFTSRSYFSKIFKQKFNCSPKEYKFNLNSLAITA; via the coding sequence ATGAAAATAGTTCGTATACATACAGAGAAAAATCAAAACATATTTGAGGAATTAAATTCTAATTTTGGTGGAAATGTAAATTTTGATACTGATGAATATTCGCTTGAAGTGAATAATAATTTTGCCAAAGGATCTATTATTGGAGCTTCTTTTAATGACGGTATTTCATACGTTCAGTTTGATATGAGTTTTTCAGATGATTTGAGAATGGATATTGTAAATATGGCTTCATCGCCTATTTATTTTGCTTATTGTTCAAAAGGTAATTTATCTCATAGTTTTGGAATAAATGGTGAAGAACGAAAATTAAAAACGTTTCAGACGGCCATTTTAACTTCAAAATTAAATCAGGAGAATATTTTGTTTTTTGAAAAGGACAAAAAGACAAAATTCACTTTAATTATTGTGGGTAATAATTCAGAACTAAGTCATATTAATTCTTTAAGTCATATGGTTAGGGAAACTTTTTTTCAGGAAACTATGAATGAAGAATTCTTTTATGCGGGTTCTTATAATTTGAAAATTGGTGAAAAGATTGAGCAGTTAAACTCGATCACTCAAACTGGTGTAGTTAGAAATTTACTAAAAGAAGGAATCTTAAGAATTATTCTTGCAATGGAAATCCAGCAGCATTCTGATGATTTAAATTCTTTTTCAAGAGAACCAAATTATCTGACCTTAAGAGAAATGGAAGAAATAAAAGAGCTTTCAGAAGTTATAAAAACAAATCCTGAAGAAGCTTTTACTATTAAATCTTTAAGTAAAAAATCTGGGTTATCACCAAATAAACTTCAGGAGGGTTTTAAAATGATTCATAACAGAACTGTAAATGATTATATTACACATATGCGTGTTTTAAAAGCTGAAATTTTAATGCGAACCTCGGACTTGAATATCTCCGAAATTGTGTACTGCATTGGTTTTACGAGTAGAAGTTATTTCTCTAAAATCTTCAAACAAAAATTTAACTGTAGTCCAAAAGAATATAAGTTTAATCTCAATTCGTTGGCGATAACAGCTTAG
- a CDS encoding glycosyltransferase: MKKLSNKSKIVFLSTFPPTQCGIATYTQDTIKGISDVFGKSITCEICELVDKPKENPEQAFTLNTKIREEYSKVAEQINKDKNVKLVHIQHEFGLFSGQFGDYLLDFLTVIKKPVTFTFHSVIPNPNNELRTFVKLLLSYSNSVFVMTNQSKEILINDYGISEEIITMVPHGTHIVIYDTPHQAKAKYDIQDRLVLSTFGLLGEGKNIETGLQALAKIVKKEPNLLYLIIGRTHPNLIIDGVDAYRNKLETLVEELNLQNNVRFINKYLDTEELLDYLKATDIYLFTSKDPNQAVSGTFAYAMSCACPMVASKIPHTKEVLTSDCGILVDIGNVDQFAESALKLISDENLRHEMGINAFTKMRASSWENAALTHMNTYKKLIENPSEVKYTYPEIQLLHIKKLTTELGIIQFSKISVPDLESGYTLDDNARALIAFCMHYKLTGDRDDLPYILIYLDFIERCQKPKGDFINYVDKEYREHMEQNAEVNLEDSNARAIWALGTVISNKDILPENISKKAEKCLLAALKWAENIQSPRSIGFATKGLFLYHNTIPNLYVAAIINKLNAKLFTHYEDTASEDWQWFENYLTYGNGILPESMLYAYLVTNKPAYKKVALDSLDFLMSKTFVDGNFKAISNQSWYHKGSEPQEYGEQPIDVTYTIQTLNTFYNAFKTPEYKNKMKTAFNWFLGKNHLNQIMYNPVSGGGYDGLEKENVNLNQGAESTVCYLTARLLMENFKQSQVKIIPLIKTRTGIAINS, translated from the coding sequence ATGAAGAAGTTATCAAATAAATCTAAAATAGTATTTCTCTCAACATTTCCACCAACACAATGTGGAATAGCAACTTATACGCAGGATACAATAAAAGGAATTAGTGATGTTTTTGGTAAATCTATTACTTGCGAAATTTGCGAGTTAGTTGATAAACCCAAAGAAAATCCGGAACAGGCTTTTACATTAAACACAAAAATCAGAGAAGAATATTCTAAAGTCGCGGAGCAAATCAACAAAGATAAAAACGTAAAATTAGTTCACATTCAGCATGAATTTGGTTTATTTAGCGGACAGTTTGGAGACTATTTGCTTGACTTTTTAACTGTAATAAAAAAACCGGTTACTTTTACTTTTCACAGTGTTATTCCGAATCCTAATAATGAACTAAGAACATTCGTAAAACTTCTGCTGAGTTACAGCAATTCTGTTTTTGTAATGACCAATCAGTCTAAAGAAATTTTGATAAATGATTATGGAATTTCTGAAGAGATCATTACAATGGTACCACACGGAACTCATATTGTAATTTATGACACTCCACATCAGGCAAAGGCCAAATACGATATTCAGGATCGACTTGTCTTGTCTACTTTTGGACTTTTGGGAGAAGGAAAAAATATAGAAACCGGTTTACAGGCTTTAGCAAAAATCGTAAAAAAAGAACCAAACCTACTCTATCTAATCATTGGCAGAACACACCCTAATTTAATTATAGATGGTGTTGATGCTTATCGCAATAAACTGGAAACCCTTGTTGAAGAATTAAATTTGCAAAACAATGTACGTTTCATCAATAAATATTTAGATACCGAAGAGCTTTTAGATTATTTAAAAGCCACAGATATTTATCTATTTACCTCCAAAGATCCAAATCAGGCTGTAAGCGGCACTTTTGCTTATGCTATGAGTTGCGCTTGTCCGATGGTAGCCTCCAAAATTCCACATACAAAAGAAGTATTAACTTCAGATTGCGGAATTCTTGTTGATATTGGAAATGTAGATCAGTTTGCAGAATCAGCTTTAAAACTAATTTCAGACGAAAACCTGAGACATGAAATGGGAATTAATGCTTTTACTAAAATGAGAGCTTCTTCATGGGAAAATGCTGCGCTGACACATATGAATACCTATAAAAAACTAATTGAAAATCCATCTGAAGTAAAATATACCTATCCGGAAATTCAATTGCTACATATCAAAAAATTAACAACCGAACTTGGAATTATTCAATTCAGTAAAATTTCAGTTCCAGATCTGGAATCCGGCTACACTTTAGATGATAATGCCCGTGCCTTAATTGCATTTTGCATGCATTACAAATTAACGGGAGATAGAGATGATCTTCCGTATATTTTAATTTATCTGGATTTTATTGAAAGATGTCAAAAACCAAAAGGCGACTTCATCAATTATGTCGATAAGGAATATCGCGAACATATGGAGCAAAATGCCGAGGTTAATTTAGAAGATTCCAATGCAAGAGCAATTTGGGCTCTGGGAACTGTAATATCAAACAAAGATATTCTGCCTGAAAACATTTCAAAAAAGGCAGAAAAATGTTTATTAGCTGCTCTAAAATGGGCCGAAAATATTCAATCACCACGTTCAATTGGTTTTGCTACAAAAGGTTTGTTTTTATATCATAATACCATTCCAAATTTATATGTGGCAGCAATTATCAATAAACTGAATGCTAAACTGTTTACTCACTATGAAGATACAGCTTCTGAAGACTGGCAGTGGTTTGAAAACTATTTAACATACGGAAACGGAATTCTGCCAGAATCTATGTTATATGCTTATTTAGTTACCAATAAACCGGCTTACAAAAAAGTAGCCTTAGATTCCTTAGACTTCTTAATGTCAAAAACTTTTGTCGATGGTAATTTCAAAGCCATATCTAATCAAAGCTGGTACCATAAAGGTTCAGAACCGCAAGAATATGGAGAACAACCTATTGATGTTACCTACACTATTCAAACTTTAAATACATTTTATAATGCCTTTAAAACTCCGGAATATAAAAACAAAATGAAAACTGCTTTTAACTGGTTCTTAGGCAAAAATCATTTAAATCAAATTATGTATAACCCGGTAAGCGGGGGCGGCTACGACGGACTTGAAAAAGAAAATGTAAACTTAAATCAGGGAGCAGAATCTACTGTTTGTTATTTAACAGCGCGATTATTAATGGAAAACTTCAAACAGTCTCAAGTTAAAATTATACCACTTATAAAAACCAGAACCGGCATTGCAATTAACTCTTAA
- a CDS encoding DUF1440 domain-containing protein, with translation MRSKGGAVFLSGLVAGTMDIVAAFTVYAFILHKTTPTQILRSIASAIFRKEAYTGNFLMVFCGLGLHYFIAFTFAWFYFIIYPYFPFLKKNAALSGTFYGILVWMIMNLIILPIFFPVLPEKQLDFPFLLSVIILILCIGFPIAFITKKYYSFR, from the coding sequence ATGAGATCAAAAGGCGGAGCAGTGTTTTTATCAGGATTAGTTGCCGGAACGATGGATATTGTTGCAGCATTTACGGTTTATGCTTTTATACTGCACAAAACCACTCCAACGCAAATTTTGAGATCTATTGCAAGTGCTATTTTTAGAAAAGAGGCATATACAGGTAATTTTTTAATGGTTTTCTGCGGACTGGGATTACATTATTTCATTGCTTTTACCTTTGCCTGGTTTTACTTTATCATTTACCCCTATTTTCCTTTTTTAAAAAAGAATGCTGCTTTATCCGGAACATTTTATGGCATTCTGGTCTGGATGATCATGAATTTAATTATCCTGCCTATTTTTTTTCCCGTTTTACCCGAAAAACAGCTAGATTTCCCTTTTCTTTTATCAGTCATAATTCTTATTTTATGTATTGGTTTCCCAATTGCTTTTATTACCAAAAAGTATTATTCCTTTAGATAA
- a CDS encoding DUF6526 family protein produces MKIQTYYNHVRFYTPHHFVYYPVLILFLISSIYFAFTTSDALIWSFISVGFIFLFCLAYMLRQHYALTLQNRIVRLELRYRYFTLTGKRLEEFEYKLTDDQIFALRFAPDNELLPLIEDALKNNLRGDSIKKAIVHWKADYNRV; encoded by the coding sequence ATGAAAATTCAAACTTATTACAATCACGTAAGGTTTTATACACCACATCATTTTGTTTACTACCCCGTTTTAATTTTGTTTTTGATTAGCAGTATATACTTTGCCTTTACAACCAGCGATGCTTTAATTTGGTCCTTTATCAGCGTTGGTTTCATCTTTTTATTTTGTCTTGCCTATATGCTTCGTCAGCATTATGCTTTAACCTTGCAAAACCGAATTGTACGTTTAGAACTTCGTTATCGCTATTTTACTCTTACTGGAAAAAGACTTGAAGAATTTGAATACAAACTAACCGATGATCAGATTTTTGCACTGCGCTTTGCACCCGATAATGAATTATTACCTCTTATTGAAGATGCCTTAAAAAACAATCTTAGAGGTGATTCTATAAAAAAAGCAATCGTACACTGGAAAGCCGATTATAATAGGGTTTAA
- a CDS encoding MlaE family ABC transporter permease — protein MILSLKNTFAEIGDATLFAKRFFKEVFIPPYEAKEFLKQCYYIGYKSLPLVAITGFIMGLVLTLQSRPTLVKFGAESWLPGMVALSLIREIAPVITALICAGKISSGIGAELGSMKVTEQIDAMEVSAINPYNYLVVTRILACTLMVPILVIFADAVGIIGGYAGINIHGDVNFYRYLTQIIQSLEFSDLLPATIKTFFFGYFIGMIGCYKGFNASNGTESVGRAANSAVVTASLSIFIIDMVAVQLTDLIY, from the coding sequence TTGATTCTCAGCTTAAAAAATACATTCGCAGAAATTGGAGATGCAACCTTGTTTGCAAAGCGGTTTTTTAAGGAGGTTTTTATCCCTCCCTATGAGGCAAAAGAGTTTTTGAAACAATGTTATTACATCGGTTACAAATCACTTCCCTTGGTTGCCATTACAGGATTTATTATGGGATTGGTACTTACATTACAATCCCGGCCAACATTGGTAAAATTTGGTGCAGAAAGCTGGCTTCCCGGAATGGTAGCACTATCGCTAATCAGAGAAATTGCACCTGTTATTACAGCACTGATTTGTGCCGGAAAAATTTCATCCGGAATTGGTGCCGAATTAGGATCGATGAAAGTGACAGAACAAATAGATGCTATGGAAGTATCGGCCATAAATCCGTACAATTATTTGGTTGTAACAAGAATTTTAGCCTGCACCTTAATGGTTCCTATATTGGTGATTTTTGCCGATGCTGTAGGTATTATTGGTGGTTATGCCGGAATCAATATTCATGGCGATGTAAATTTCTACCGCTATTTAACCCAGATTATTCAGTCGCTTGAATTTTCAGATCTGTTGCCGGCTACAATTAAAACTTTCTTCTTTGGCTATTTTATTGGAATGATCGGATGTTATAAAGGATTTAATGCATCAAACGGAACAGAAAGCGTGGGACGCGCTGCCAACTCTGCAGTTGTTACAGCCTCTTTAAGCATATTTATTATCGATATGGTAGCTGTACAATTAACTGACTTAATTTATTGA
- the fabF gene encoding beta-ketoacyl-ACP synthase II: MNRVVITGLGAVTPIGNNVQEYWSSLINGVSGAAPITRFDTTQFKTKFACEVKNFNAEHIFEKNEIRKYDLFTQYALHATDEAVRNANIDFDSLNKNRIGVIWGCGDGGISTFEEQIGEYKSGNGTPRFSPFFIPKRIVNIASGVISIKYGLRGINYTTAAACSASNTAIIDAFNYIRWGKADMMITGGSEASVTESSIGGFNASKALSTLNEDYSKASRPFDAARNGFVLGEGAGVVILESYEHAVKRNAVILAEIVGGGLAGDAYHLTGTHPEGEGAVLGMELALEEAEITPDKIDYINAHATSTPTGDLSELKAMEKVFGINPNANISATKSMTGHLLGGAGAIEAIACIKAVQENIVPPTINTETVEQDFADKFNLTLGKAQSRIVNYAMSNTFGFGGHVASSIFKKFTE; encoded by the coding sequence ATGAATAGAGTTGTAATAACAGGATTAGGAGCAGTAACACCTATTGGGAACAATGTTCAGGAATATTGGAGTTCATTAATTAACGGAGTAAGCGGTGCGGCTCCAATAACACGATTTGACACCACACAATTCAAAACCAAATTTGCATGCGAAGTTAAAAACTTTAATGCTGAACATATTTTTGAGAAAAACGAAATTAGAAAATACGACCTTTTTACTCAATATGCCTTGCACGCAACAGACGAAGCGGTACGAAATGCCAATATTGATTTTGATTCCTTAAACAAAAACCGAATTGGAGTTATATGGGGTTGTGGCGACGGCGGTATTTCAACTTTTGAGGAACAAATTGGAGAATATAAATCAGGAAATGGAACCCCAAGATTTAGTCCGTTTTTTATTCCGAAAAGAATAGTAAACATAGCCTCAGGAGTTATTTCTATCAAATACGGGCTTCGCGGAATTAACTATACAACTGCAGCAGCCTGCTCTGCAAGTAATACTGCAATTATAGATGCATTCAATTATATTCGCTGGGGCAAAGCAGATATGATGATTACCGGAGGTTCGGAAGCTTCTGTTACAGAATCTTCAATTGGTGGTTTTAATGCCTCAAAAGCATTATCTACATTAAATGAAGATTACAGCAAAGCCTCACGCCCTTTTGATGCTGCAAGAAATGGTTTTGTTCTGGGCGAAGGAGCCGGTGTTGTTATACTAGAAAGCTACGAACATGCTGTAAAAAGAAATGCTGTAATTCTTGCCGAGATTGTTGGCGGAGGTTTAGCGGGAGATGCTTACCATTTAACAGGAACACATCCGGAAGGTGAAGGAGCCGTTTTAGGAATGGAACTTGCTCTTGAAGAAGCAGAAATTACACCTGACAAAATTGATTATATCAATGCGCATGCTACGTCTACTCCAACCGGAGATTTAAGCGAACTTAAAGCAATGGAAAAAGTGTTTGGCATAAATCCAAATGCCAATATCAGTGCCACAAAATCAATGACAGGGCATTTACTTGGAGGGGCCGGAGCAATTGAAGCGATCGCCTGTATAAAAGCGGTCCAGGAGAATATTGTTCCACCAACAATAAACACAGAAACTGTCGAACAGGACTTTGCTGATAAATTTAATTTAACACTTGGAAAAGCACAATCCAGAATAGTTAATTATGCTATGAGTAATACTTTTGGTTTTGGTGGTCATGTCGCAAGTTCAATTTTTAAAAAATTTACAGAGTAA
- a CDS encoding DNA-deoxyinosine glycosylase codes for MKSFSFSPISAPDSNLLILGTMPGIKSLELNQYYGHNQNNFWKFLFTIFNEDFSNDYETKKALLLKNKVALWDVLQYCDRIGSLDSAIKNEIANDFETFLKDHPNIKTILFNGQKAAAFFRKYVSIDKKYHLITLPSTSPANAGKTFQSKLDEWKIIGSL; via the coding sequence ATGAAAAGCTTCTCTTTCTCTCCAATAAGTGCTCCCGATTCTAATTTATTGATCTTAGGCACAATGCCGGGAATCAAGTCATTAGAACTCAATCAATATTACGGGCATAATCAAAATAATTTCTGGAAATTTTTATTTACAATTTTCAACGAAGATTTTTCAAACGATTATGAAACTAAAAAAGCCCTTTTGCTCAAAAACAAAGTGGCTTTATGGGACGTTCTTCAATATTGTGATCGCATTGGAAGTTTGGACAGCGCGATTAAAAATGAAATTGCCAATGATTTTGAAACCTTTCTAAAAGATCATCCCAACATAAAAACCATTTTATTTAACGGTCAAAAAGCAGCTGCTTTTTTCAGGAAGTATGTCTCTATAGATAAAAAGTACCATCTTATTACTTTGCCATCAACAAGTCCGGCAAATGCAGGTAAAACTTTTCAGTCCAAATTAGACGAATGGAAAATTATTGGCTCGTTATAA
- a CDS encoding MlaD family protein — protein MEKQSGYTWKLGMFVTIGLLLFIMAIYFIGKQKNLFGSTFHISSRFKTVSGLEVGNNVRFSGINIGTVEDIRLINDSSVVVSMVIKDDVREFIKTDARASIGSDGLMGDKVLTITPGIKSTKIIENNGAIASIDGIEMNDIMKSVKKSVDNVGVISEELAIFSHSMNNGNGALARLVRDDKMANSVSNTLSNLETGTKGFSDNMEAAKSNFLFRGYFRKKEKEKEKKQEEIKDKREEKKDKREEKQEKEKQEKDKQDKAKEEKQKEEDFKKAQAEKTKS, from the coding sequence ATGGAGAAGCAATCTGGATATACCTGGAAACTAGGAATGTTTGTAACAATTGGTTTGTTACTTTTTATAATGGCTATTTATTTTATTGGTAAACAAAAAAACCTGTTTGGCTCCACATTTCATATTTCGTCAAGATTCAAAACCGTAAGTGGCTTAGAAGTTGGAAACAATGTTCGCTTTTCAGGAATCAATATTGGTACTGTTGAAGATATCAGATTGATTAATGACTCTTCGGTGGTAGTTTCTATGGTAATAAAAGATGATGTGCGTGAATTTATAAAAACAGATGCCCGCGCCAGCATTGGATCAGATGGATTAATGGGCGACAAAGTACTGACTATTACTCCTGGAATAAAATCTACTAAAATAATTGAAAATAACGGTGCCATTGCTTCAATCGATGGAATAGAAATGAATGACATTATGAAAAGCGTAAAGAAAAGCGTTGATAATGTAGGTGTGATATCTGAAGAACTTGCCATTTTTAGTCATAGTATGAACAACGGAAATGGCGCTTTGGCAAGATTAGTCCGGGATGATAAAATGGCAAACAGCGTTTCGAACACACTTTCAAATTTAGAAACCGGAACAAAAGGTTTTAGTGATAATATGGAAGCTGCAAAAAGCAATTTTCTTTTTAGAGGATACTTCAGAAAAAAAGAGAAAGAAAAAGAAAAAAAGCAGGAAGAAATAAAAGATAAAAGAGAAGAGAAAAAAGATAAAAGAGAAGAGAAACAAGAGAAAGAGAAACAAGAAAAGGATAAGCAAGATAAAGCTAAAGAAGAAAAACAAAAAGAAGAAGACTTCAAAAAAGCGCAAGCCGAAAAAACAAAATCATAA